Proteins from a genomic interval of Gadus morhua chromosome 19, gadMor3.0, whole genome shotgun sequence:
- the usp18 gene encoding ubl carboxyl-terminal hydrolase 18 isoform X2, with protein MSRGRYPYDRYMGGIFTRKNVSTEPRSSGWRGPENYRMTPHGRSSGRRGPENNGLTPLRRFSRWRGLENYGLTCCVNALLQSFIATSEMKDLLDRWDSSSVREDALDNVPVHLKGVLGAIRDPSCRAPHKDFLRCLDRQHIRLNVQHDADEVFLAVLNFIQQQMDDKVLALEIQSLYRLSVELHHQCVECSSNQSPPGSSYLLSLPLHIRHQNNTLKDCLASFFELQKLSGIDNCFCDQCKTRTPFTHGHRILSLPTILCVQLQRFRLSDSGWMQKLDCSVEFQESLDFQDICSRDVFSKDFQKNEGTKYSLFAVIVHSGSAMFGHYTAFVRATGGSDWFYANDSHVEPVSWEAVRETYGGRSRTAYMLLYRREPTQTQGGGEGEEQEGERQEGERREGEVQEGERQEGGRRKRKKRGGEKQEGEKQEGEKQEGAVHEGGRREGKKQGVGGNKKGRNRKGRN; from the exons ATGTCTAGAGGAAGGTATCCCTACGACCGATACATGGGGGGTATTTTCACGAGGAAGAACGTTTCAACAG AACCTCGTTCCTCAGGCTGGAGAGGTCCGGAGAACTACAGGATGACCCCACACGGTCGCTCCTCAGGGCGGAGAGGTCCAGAGAACAACGGGCTGACCCCATTACGTCGTTTCTCACGGTGGAGAGGTCTGGAGAACTATGGGCTGACCTGCTGCGTCAACGCTCTGCTCCAGTCCTTCATCGCCACGTCGGAGATGAAGGACCTCCTCGACAG GTGGGATTCGTCGTCTGTGCGTGAGGATGCCCTGGATAACGTGCCGGTCCATCTGAAGGGGGTCCTGGGTGCCATCAGAGACCCGTCCTGCCGGGCCCCCCACAAGGACTTCCTCCGCTGTCTGGACCGACAACACATCCGAT TGAACGTACAGCATGATGCAGACGAGGTCTTCCTGGCGGTCCTGAACTTCATCCAGCAGCAGATGGATGACAAAGTCTTG GCCCTGGAGATCCAGAGTCTGTACCGGCTGTCTGTGGAGctccaccaccagtgtgtggaGTGCTCCTCCAACCAGTCCCCGCCCGGCTCCAGCTACCTGCTCAGTCTGCCGCTGCACATAAGACATCAGAACAACACTCTG AAAGACTGCCTGGCGTCCTTCTTTGAGCTACAGAAGTTGAGCGGCATCGACAACTGCTTCTGCGACCAGTGCAAAACCCGGACCCCCTTTACACAC GGACACAGGATCCTCTCCCTGCCCACCATTTTGTGCGTGCAGCTGCAGAGGTTTCGACTCTCTGACTCCGGCTGGATGCAGAAACTCGACTGCTCTGTGGAATTCCAAGAGTCTTTGGATTTCCAGGACATTTGCAGCCGAGATGTGTTTTCAAAGGACTTCCAAAAG AACGAGGGCACAAAGTACAGCTTGTTCGCGGTGATTGTCCACTCCGGGTCTGCGATGTTCGGACACTACACCGCCTTCGTCCGGGCTACAGGGGGCTCGGACTGGTTCTACGCAAACGACAGCCATGTTGAACCT GTTTCCTGGGAGGCTGTGAGGGAGACGTACGGCGGTCGCAGCAG GACAGCCTACATGCTGCTGTACCGGAGAGAGCCCACCCAGacccagggagggggagagggggaggaacaagaaggagagagacaagaagGGGAGAGACGAGAAGGGGAGGTACAAGAAGGGGAGAGACAAGAAGGAGGGAGACGGAAAAGGAAGAAACGAGGAGGGGAGAAACAAGAAGGAGAGAAACAAGAAGGGGAGAAACAAGAAGGGGCGGTACATGAAGGAGGGAGACGGGAAGGGAAGAAACAAGGAGTGGGGGGAAACAAGAAGGGGAGAAACAGGAAGGGGAGAAATTAG
- the usp18 gene encoding ubl carboxyl-terminal hydrolase 18 isoform X1 — MSRGRYPYDRYMGGIFTRKNVSTEPRSSGWRGPENYRMTPHGRSSGRRGPENNGLTPLRRFSRWRGLENYGLTCCVNALLQSFIATSEMKDLLDRWDSSSVREDALDNVPVHLKGVLGAIRDPSCRAPHKDFLRCLDRQHIRLNVQHDADEVFLAVLNFIQQQMDDKVLALEIQSLYRLSVELHHQCVECSSNQSPPGSSYLLSLPLHIRHQNNTLKDCLASFFELQKLSGIDNCFCDQCKTRTPFTHGHRILSLPTILCVQLQRFRLSDSGWMQKLDCSVEFQESLDFQDICSRDVFSKDFQKNEGTKYSLFAVIVHSGSAMFGHYTAFVRATGGSDWFYANDSHVEPVSWEAVRETYGGRSSRTAYMLLYRREPTQTQGGGEGEEQEGERQEGERREGEVQEGERQEGGRRKRKKRGGEKQEGEKQEGEKQEGAVHEGGRREGKKQGVGGNKKGRNRKGRN, encoded by the exons ATGTCTAGAGGAAGGTATCCCTACGACCGATACATGGGGGGTATTTTCACGAGGAAGAACGTTTCAACAG AACCTCGTTCCTCAGGCTGGAGAGGTCCGGAGAACTACAGGATGACCCCACACGGTCGCTCCTCAGGGCGGAGAGGTCCAGAGAACAACGGGCTGACCCCATTACGTCGTTTCTCACGGTGGAGAGGTCTGGAGAACTATGGGCTGACCTGCTGCGTCAACGCTCTGCTCCAGTCCTTCATCGCCACGTCGGAGATGAAGGACCTCCTCGACAG GTGGGATTCGTCGTCTGTGCGTGAGGATGCCCTGGATAACGTGCCGGTCCATCTGAAGGGGGTCCTGGGTGCCATCAGAGACCCGTCCTGCCGGGCCCCCCACAAGGACTTCCTCCGCTGTCTGGACCGACAACACATCCGAT TGAACGTACAGCATGATGCAGACGAGGTCTTCCTGGCGGTCCTGAACTTCATCCAGCAGCAGATGGATGACAAAGTCTTG GCCCTGGAGATCCAGAGTCTGTACCGGCTGTCTGTGGAGctccaccaccagtgtgtggaGTGCTCCTCCAACCAGTCCCCGCCCGGCTCCAGCTACCTGCTCAGTCTGCCGCTGCACATAAGACATCAGAACAACACTCTG AAAGACTGCCTGGCGTCCTTCTTTGAGCTACAGAAGTTGAGCGGCATCGACAACTGCTTCTGCGACCAGTGCAAAACCCGGACCCCCTTTACACAC GGACACAGGATCCTCTCCCTGCCCACCATTTTGTGCGTGCAGCTGCAGAGGTTTCGACTCTCTGACTCCGGCTGGATGCAGAAACTCGACTGCTCTGTGGAATTCCAAGAGTCTTTGGATTTCCAGGACATTTGCAGCCGAGATGTGTTTTCAAAGGACTTCCAAAAG AACGAGGGCACAAAGTACAGCTTGTTCGCGGTGATTGTCCACTCCGGGTCTGCGATGTTCGGACACTACACCGCCTTCGTCCGGGCTACAGGGGGCTCGGACTGGTTCTACGCAAACGACAGCCATGTTGAACCT GTTTCCTGGGAGGCTGTGAGGGAGACGTACGGCGGTCGCAGCAG CAGGACAGCCTACATGCTGCTGTACCGGAGAGAGCCCACCCAGacccagggagggggagagggggaggaacaagaaggagagagacaagaagGGGAGAGACGAGAAGGGGAGGTACAAGAAGGGGAGAGACAAGAAGGAGGGAGACGGAAAAGGAAGAAACGAGGAGGGGAGAAACAAGAAGGAGAGAAACAAGAAGGGGAGAAACAAGAAGGGGCGGTACATGAAGGAGGGAGACGGGAAGGGAAGAAACAAGGAGTGGGGGGAAACAAGAAGGGGAGAAACAGGAAGGGGAGAAATTAG